In Rhizobiales bacterium NRL2, a genomic segment contains:
- a CDS encoding methylmalonate-semialdehyde dehydrogenase (acylating), with amino-acid sequence MKQIGHFIGGEHVAGGSGNTYPVYNPTLGEQTKEVALASTAEMEKAVATAQAAFPAWAATSPMQRARVMFRYKELIEKNMDELAELVSQEHGKTVPDAKGSVQRGLEVVEFACGIPHLLKGEYSDAVGTGIDLYSMRQPLGVVAGITPFNFPAMVPMWMYSIAIACGNTFILKPSEKDPSCPMRLAELMMEAGAPAGVMNVVNGDKVAVDAILDDPRIQAVSFVGSTPIAQYIYSRSAAAGKRCQAMGGAKNHMIVMPDADMEQASDALIGSAYGSAGERCMAISVAVPVGEDTADRLIDTLRPKVESLKVGPSSDPDAHFGPLVTAEHLAKVKSYVDLGVEEGAELVVDGRDFRMQGYENGYFMGGCLFDRVKPDMRIYKEEIFGPVLSVVRARDFEEAVKLPSDHEFGNGVSIFTHNGDAAREFARKVQVGMVGVNVPIPVPLSFHTFGGWKNSAFGDTNQHGPEGVRFYTKIKTVTSRWPGGVKIGPDFTIPTIKS; translated from the coding sequence ATGAAGCAGATCGGTCATTTCATCGGCGGCGAGCACGTCGCCGGCGGGTCGGGCAATACCTATCCCGTCTACAATCCGACCCTGGGCGAGCAGACCAAGGAGGTCGCGCTGGCCTCGACCGCGGAGATGGAGAAGGCCGTGGCCACCGCCCAGGCCGCCTTCCCCGCATGGGCGGCGACGTCGCCGATGCAGCGCGCGCGGGTGATGTTCCGCTACAAGGAGCTGATCGAGAAGAACATGGACGAGCTGGCCGAGCTCGTCTCCCAGGAGCACGGCAAGACCGTGCCCGACGCGAAGGGCTCGGTGCAGCGCGGCCTGGAAGTGGTCGAGTTCGCCTGCGGTATTCCGCACCTGCTGAAGGGCGAATATTCCGACGCCGTCGGCACCGGCATCGACCTCTACTCCATGCGCCAGCCGCTGGGCGTCGTCGCCGGCATCACGCCGTTCAACTTCCCGGCCATGGTGCCGATGTGGATGTATTCCATTGCCATCGCCTGCGGGAACACCTTCATCCTGAAGCCGTCGGAGAAAGACCCGAGCTGCCCCATGCGGCTGGCCGAACTGATGATGGAAGCGGGCGCGCCGGCCGGCGTGATGAACGTGGTCAACGGCGACAAGGTGGCGGTCGACGCCATCCTCGACGATCCGCGCATCCAGGCGGTGAGCTTCGTCGGCTCGACGCCGATCGCGCAGTACATCTATTCCCGCTCCGCCGCCGCCGGCAAGCGCTGCCAGGCGATGGGCGGGGCGAAGAACCACATGATCGTCATGCCCGACGCCGACATGGAGCAGGCCTCCGACGCGCTGATCGGATCGGCCTACGGTTCCGCCGGCGAGCGCTGCATGGCGATCTCGGTGGCTGTGCCGGTGGGCGAGGACACCGCCGACCGGCTGATCGATACGCTGAGGCCGAAGGTCGAAAGCCTGAAGGTCGGCCCCTCCAGCGATCCGGACGCGCATTTCGGCCCGCTGGTCACCGCCGAGCACCTGGCCAAGGTGAAGTCCTATGTCGACCTGGGCGTCGAGGAAGGCGCGGAGCTGGTCGTCGACGGCCGCGATTTCCGGATGCAGGGCTACGAGAACGGCTACTTCATGGGCGGTTGCCTGTTCGACCGCGTGAAGCCCGACATGCGCATCTACAAGGAGGAGATCTTCGGTCCCGTCCTGTCGGTGGTGCGCGCCCGGGACTTCGAGGAAGCCGTGAAGCTGCCCTCCGACCACGAGTTCGGCAACGGCGTCTCCATCTTCACCCACAATGGCGACGCGGCGCGCGAGTTCGCCCGCAAGGTCCAGGTGGGCATGGTCGGCGTCAACGTGCCGATCCCGGTGCCGCTCAGCTTCCACACCTTCGGCGGCTGGAAGAACTCGGCCTTCGGCGACACCAACCAGCACGGGCCCGAGGGCGTCCGATTCTATACCAAGATCAAGACGGTGACCTCGCGCTGGCCGGGCGGCGTCAAGATCGGTCCGGACTTCACCATCCCGACCATCAAGTCCTGA
- a CDS encoding adenine phosphoribosyltransferase, which translates to MALDDIRDLIRTIPDYPKPGIMFRDVTTLWSNARGFRTAIDRLVQPYAGVRIDKVAGIEARGFVLGGAVAHQLSVGFVPVRKKGKLPWDTIAEHYELEYGTDTIEIHTDAIREGENILIVDDLLATGGTAAGAVNLVRKAGGTVVGCCFIVDLPDLGGKAKLREMGLSVMTLCEFEGD; encoded by the coding sequence ATGGCGCTGGACGATATCCGGGACCTGATCCGGACGATCCCCGACTACCCGAAGCCGGGCATCATGTTCCGCGACGTGACCACGCTGTGGTCGAACGCGCGCGGCTTCCGCACCGCCATCGACCGCCTGGTGCAGCCCTATGCCGGCGTGCGCATCGACAAGGTCGCCGGCATCGAGGCCCGCGGCTTCGTGCTGGGCGGTGCGGTGGCGCATCAGCTCTCGGTCGGCTTCGTGCCGGTGCGCAAGAAGGGCAAGCTGCCCTGGGACACCATCGCCGAACACTACGAGCTGGAATACGGCACCGACACGATCGAGATCCACACCGACGCCATCCGCGAAGGCGAGAACATCCTGATCGTCGACGACCTACTGGCTACCGGCGGCACCGCCGCCGGCGCGGTGAATCTGGTCCGAAAGGCCGGCGGCACGGTCGTCGGCTGCTGCTTCATCGTCGATCTGCCCGATCTGGGCGGCAAGGCGAAGCTGCGGGAGATGGGGCTGAGCGTGATGACGCTCTGTGAGTTCGAAGGCGACTGA
- a CDS encoding tricarballylate dehydrogenase (catalyzes the oxidation of tricarballylate to cis-aconitate; FAD-dependent; required for the utilization of tricarballylate as a carbon and energy source by S. enterica) translates to MQAGWAETDWDVLVAGGGNAALCAAITAAERGAKVLIVESAPRDWRGGNSRHTRNFRCMHEGPLGPLTDAYSEDEYFDDLLRVTKGRTDEDLARMTIRASEACLNWMQDHGVRFQPSLSGTLSLSRTNAFFLGGGKALLNAYYRTAEALGVTAVYDAEAVHLELEDGFFAGAEIRAGGETHRVRAKTLIAASGGFQGDIDWLTRAWGPAAENFLIRGTPYNRGVVLADLLDQGAEPVGDPTQCHAVAIDGRAPKFDGGIVTRLDCVPFSIVVNRDAERFHDEGEDVWPKRYAIWGRLVAAQPDQVAYAIIDRTSRELFMPSVYRPIEAGSITEMAGKLELDAARLEATIKDFNAACCGDRPFTPTELDGLATEGLAPPKTNWARPIAEPPFYAWPLRPGVTFTFLGLKVDDRARMQMADGGAAANVWAAGEVMAGNILGEGYLAGIGMTIGTVFGRIAGEEAAKHVRN, encoded by the coding sequence ATGCAGGCGGGGTGGGCGGAGACGGACTGGGACGTGCTGGTGGCGGGCGGCGGCAATGCCGCGCTGTGCGCCGCTATTACCGCTGCCGAACGCGGCGCGAAGGTCCTGATCGTGGAGAGCGCGCCGCGCGACTGGCGCGGCGGCAACAGCCGCCACACCCGCAATTTCCGCTGCATGCATGAAGGCCCGCTGGGGCCGCTCACCGATGCCTATTCCGAAGACGAGTATTTCGACGACCTGCTCAGGGTCACCAAGGGGCGCACGGACGAGGACCTGGCGCGCATGACCATCCGCGCCTCGGAAGCCTGCCTGAACTGGATGCAGGATCACGGCGTCCGCTTTCAGCCCTCGCTCTCCGGCACGCTCTCGCTCAGCCGCACCAACGCCTTCTTCCTGGGCGGCGGCAAGGCGCTGCTCAACGCCTACTACCGCACGGCGGAGGCGCTGGGCGTGACCGCGGTCTACGACGCCGAGGCGGTCCATCTGGAGCTGGAGGACGGCTTCTTCGCCGGGGCGGAGATCCGCGCCGGCGGCGAAACACATCGGGTGCGTGCGAAGACGCTGATCGCCGCCTCGGGCGGCTTCCAGGGGGACATCGACTGGCTCACCCGGGCCTGGGGGCCGGCGGCGGAGAACTTTCTGATCCGCGGCACGCCCTACAACCGCGGCGTGGTGCTGGCCGATCTGCTCGACCAGGGCGCGGAACCCGTCGGCGACCCGACCCAGTGCCACGCCGTCGCCATCGACGGCCGGGCGCCGAAGTTCGACGGCGGGATCGTGACCCGACTGGACTGCGTGCCCTTCTCCATCGTCGTGAACCGCGACGCCGAGCGCTTCCACGACGAGGGCGAGGACGTCTGGCCGAAACGCTACGCCATCTGGGGGCGGCTGGTGGCGGCGCAGCCCGACCAGGTCGCCTACGCCATCATCGACCGCACCAGCCGGGAGCTGTTCATGCCCTCGGTCTATCGGCCGATCGAGGCCGGCTCCATCACCGAAATGGCGGGCAAGCTGGAACTCGACGCGGCACGGCTGGAAGCGACGATCAAAGACTTCAACGCCGCCTGCTGCGGCGACCGGCCATTCACCCCGACCGAGCTGGACGGACTGGCGACCGAGGGGCTGGCGCCGCCCAAGACCAACTGGGCCCGGCCCATCGCCGAGCCGCCCTTCTACGCCTGGCCGCTGCGGCCCGGCGTCACCTTCACCTTTCTGGGGCTGAAGGTGGACGACCGCGCGCGCATGCAGATGGCCGACGGCGGCGCCGCGGCCAATGTCTGGGCCGCCGGCGAGGTGATGGCCGGCAACATCCTGGGCGAAGGCTACCTGGCGGGCATCGGCATGACCATCGGCACGGTCTTCGGGCGCATTGCGGGCGAGGAGGCGGCGAAGCATGTCCGCAACTGA
- a CDS encoding MFS transporter produces the protein MRPASTPPHLITLILLTATAVSSLNLFLPALAHMAEAFATDYATMSLAVGGYLAVTTIVQLVAGPLSDRIGRRPVVLGALGIFAAASVGCALSDDIETFLAFRMLQGAVIACLALSMASVRDTTTAQDAATRISYVTMAMALSPMLGPVLGGVLDTAFGWRANFWFYAAAGLAMAALAFADMGETHARGSGESVRHGYATLLRIPRFWGFLACMTTSTAGFYIFIAGAPLVATESFGISSAMLGVLIGSITAGFMLGSFLSTRLTRRIGIVQMMLAGRIVAFVGLGLGAAVLLGGHLSLWTYFGAMIFVGIGNGLTMPSAHSGIMSIRPDLAGTAAGMTGALTVAVGAALTLITGVLLTRADAPLTLLLIMLGSTGIGLVAALLLRRERPART, from the coding sequence ATGCGCCCCGCGAGTACGCCGCCGCACCTGATCACGCTGATCCTGCTGACCGCCACGGCGGTCTCGTCGCTGAACCTGTTCCTGCCGGCGCTGGCGCACATGGCCGAGGCGTTCGCGACCGACTACGCCACCATGAGCCTGGCGGTCGGCGGCTATCTGGCGGTCACCACGATCGTGCAGCTTGTCGCCGGGCCGCTCTCGGACCGGATCGGCCGGCGGCCCGTGGTGCTCGGCGCGCTGGGCATCTTCGCCGCCGCCTCCGTGGGCTGCGCCCTGTCGGACGACATCGAGACCTTCCTCGCCTTCCGCATGCTGCAGGGCGCAGTGATCGCCTGCCTCGCGCTCTCCATGGCAAGCGTGCGCGACACCACCACGGCGCAGGACGCCGCGACCCGCATCAGCTACGTCACCATGGCGATGGCGCTGTCGCCGATGCTGGGGCCGGTGCTGGGCGGCGTGCTCGACACGGCCTTCGGCTGGCGGGCGAACTTCTGGTTCTACGCCGCCGCCGGACTGGCGATGGCGGCGCTGGCCTTTGCCGACATGGGGGAAACCCACGCCAGGGGCAGCGGGGAGAGTGTCCGGCACGGCTACGCCACGCTGCTCAGGATCCCGCGCTTCTGGGGCTTCCTGGCCTGCATGACCACGTCGACGGCGGGCTTCTACATCTTCATCGCCGGGGCGCCGCTGGTCGCCACCGAGAGCTTCGGCATTTCCTCGGCCATGCTGGGCGTTCTCATCGGCTCGATCACCGCCGGCTTCATGCTGGGCAGTTTCCTCTCCACACGGCTGACGCGGCGGATCGGGATCGTGCAGATGATGCTGGCCGGCCGGATCGTCGCCTTCGTCGGGCTGGGGCTGGGCGCCGCCGTCCTGCTGGGCGGGCATCTGAGCCTCTGGACCTATTTCGGCGCGATGATCTTCGTCGGTATCGGCAACGGGCTGACCATGCCCAGCGCCCATTCCGGCATCATGTCCATCCGCCCCGACCTGGCCGGCACGGCCGCCGGCATGACCGGCGCGCTCACCGTCGCCGTCGGCGCCGCGCTCACCCTCATAACCGGCGTGCTGCTGACCCGGGCGGACGCGCCGCTGACGCTGCTGCTGATCATGCTTGGCTCGACCGGCATCGGCCTGGTGGCCGCGCTGCTGCTCAGGCGGGAGCGGCCGGCGCGGACCTGA
- a CDS encoding 1,4-dihydroxy-2-naphthoyl-CoA synthase (catalyzes the formation of 1,4-dihydroxy-2-naphthoate from O-succinylbenzoyl-CoA), translated as MELQDIIYEVENHTATITINRPEVYNAFRYRTVVELIEALYDAGYDKDIGSIVLTGAGEKAFCTGGDQKNHDGQYQGGVRGTVGMPVEQLHAAIRDMPKPVIAKVRGYAIGGGNVLATLCDLTLAADTAIFGQVGPKMGSVDPGYGTALLARCVGEKKAREIWYLCRRYSAQEACDMGLVNKVVPAADLDAEVRQWCDEINEKSPTAIALAKTSFNADSENIKGIGGLAFQALRLYYDTEESKEGVTALNEKRKPDFRKHVK; from the coding sequence ATGGAACTGCAGGACATCATCTACGAGGTCGAGAACCACACCGCGACCATCACCATCAACCGTCCCGAGGTCTACAACGCCTTCCGCTACCGCACCGTGGTGGAACTGATCGAGGCGCTCTACGACGCCGGCTACGACAAGGACATCGGCTCAATCGTGCTGACCGGCGCGGGCGAGAAGGCCTTCTGCACCGGCGGCGACCAGAAGAACCATGACGGCCAGTACCAGGGCGGCGTGCGCGGCACGGTCGGCATGCCGGTCGAGCAGCTTCACGCCGCCATCCGCGACATGCCCAAGCCAGTGATCGCCAAGGTGCGCGGCTACGCCATCGGCGGCGGCAACGTGCTGGCGACGCTCTGCGACCTGACGCTGGCCGCCGACACGGCGATCTTCGGCCAGGTCGGCCCGAAGATGGGCTCGGTCGATCCGGGCTACGGCACCGCCCTGCTGGCGCGCTGCGTCGGCGAGAAGAAGGCGCGCGAGATCTGGTATCTCTGCCGCCGCTATTCGGCGCAGGAGGCCTGCGACATGGGCCTGGTCAACAAGGTCGTGCCGGCCGCCGATCTGGATGCGGAAGTCCGCCAGTGGTGCGACGAGATCAACGAGAAGAGCCCGACCGCGATCGCGCTGGCCAAGACCTCGTTCAACGCCGATTCGGAGAACATCAAGGGCATCGGCGGCCTCGCCTTCCAGGCGCTGCGTCTCTACTACGACACCGAGGAATCCAAGGAGGGCGTCACGGCGCTGAACGAGAAGCGCAAGCCCGACTTCCGCAAGCACGTGAAGTAG
- a CDS encoding phosphonate metabolism protein/1,5-bisphosphokinase (PRPP-forming) PhnN, with amino-acid sequence MTGRLVLVAGPSGVGKDSLLDGAKEALAGDPGYLFLRRYITRPAAAGGEDHNEISETAFEERRAAGDFPLWWDAHGLRYGLPDFSGELMAGRTVIANVSRGVIGEARRKFGAVTAIHVTAPADKLRQRLLARGRETEAEIERRLGRAAAPGPAGPGVIEFSNEGPLDAEIERFTAIIRGEGGQT; translated from the coding sequence ATGACCGGACGTCTGGTGCTGGTCGCCGGCCCGTCGGGCGTCGGCAAGGACAGCCTGCTCGACGGCGCGAAAGAGGCGTTGGCCGGCGACCCCGGATATCTGTTCCTGCGCCGCTACATCACCCGCCCCGCCGCGGCCGGCGGCGAAGATCACAACGAGATCTCCGAGACAGCCTTCGAGGAACGCCGCGCCGCCGGCGACTTCCCGCTCTGGTGGGACGCGCACGGGCTGCGCTATGGCCTGCCGGATTTTTCGGGCGAGTTGATGGCCGGGCGGACGGTGATCGCCAACGTCTCCCGCGGCGTGATCGGCGAAGCGCGGCGGAAGTTCGGCGCGGTCACCGCGATCCACGTCACCGCGCCGGCCGACAAGCTGCGCCAGCGCCTGCTGGCGCGCGGCCGCGAAACGGAAGCGGAGATCGAGCGCCGCCTCGGCCGCGCCGCCGCGCCGGGACCCGCCGGTCCGGGGGTGATCGAGTTCTCCAACGAGGGACCGCTGGACGCGGAGATCGAACGCTTCACGGCGATCATCCGCGGCGAAGGAGGCCAAACATGA
- a CDS encoding 4Fe-4S ferredoxin produces MSATEAIPDGDAARAEARRALEICNACRYCEGYCAVFPAMTRRRAFADGDLDHLANLCHNCRGCYYACQYAPPHEFALNLPRALADVRQQSWADYAWPGFLARAFRDRGAGLAVLLVLGVAAMFWLAGAVAGDGGGFYAVIPHGAMIAVFAPVFLFALLAIAVGGARYWRATRDLGAAPAHGLHHAMTLTNLKGGAAEGCNFEDEDRFSQARRHFHQATLWGFLLCFAATAAGTVLHYGFGAPAPYDLVSLPKLFGVPGGILLVLGTGGLLWLKRRAEPELGVSRGAGGESAFTVLLFLTGLTGLALYGLRETPAMPALLVLHLGAVLALFLALPYTKMVHGLYRTLALIRDEGEKRRAKP; encoded by the coding sequence ATGTCCGCAACTGAGGCGATACCGGACGGGGACGCGGCGCGGGCCGAGGCGCGGCGCGCGCTGGAGATCTGCAACGCCTGCCGCTACTGCGAGGGCTATTGCGCCGTCTTCCCGGCCATGACCCGGCGGCGCGCCTTCGCCGACGGCGATCTCGATCACCTGGCGAACCTCTGCCACAACTGCCGCGGCTGCTACTACGCCTGCCAGTACGCGCCGCCGCACGAGTTCGCCCTGAACCTGCCGCGCGCGCTGGCCGACGTGCGCCAGCAGAGCTGGGCCGATTACGCCTGGCCGGGCTTCCTGGCGCGCGCCTTCCGCGACCGCGGCGCGGGGCTCGCGGTGCTCCTCGTCCTCGGCGTGGCGGCGATGTTCTGGCTCGCCGGCGCGGTGGCGGGCGATGGCGGCGGCTTCTATGCCGTCATCCCCCACGGCGCCATGATCGCGGTCTTCGCGCCGGTCTTCCTGTTCGCGCTGCTGGCGATTGCGGTGGGCGGGGCCCGCTACTGGCGGGCGACGCGCGATCTCGGCGCGGCCCCGGCGCACGGGCTGCACCACGCCATGACGCTCACCAACCTGAAGGGCGGCGCGGCGGAGGGCTGCAATTTCGAGGATGAAGACCGCTTCAGCCAGGCGCGCCGCCACTTCCACCAGGCGACGCTCTGGGGCTTCCTGCTCTGCTTCGCCGCGACCGCCGCGGGGACCGTGCTGCATTACGGTTTCGGCGCGCCGGCGCCCTACGATCTGGTCAGCCTGCCCAAGCTGTTCGGCGTGCCGGGGGGCATCCTGCTGGTGCTCGGGACCGGCGGCCTGCTCTGGCTGAAGCGCCGCGCCGAACCGGAGCTTGGCGTCAGCCGGGGCGCAGGCGGGGAGAGCGCCTTCACCGTGCTGCTCTTCCTGACCGGGCTCACGGGCCTCGCGCTCTACGGGCTTCGGGAGACGCCGGCGATGCCGGCCCTGCTGGTCCTGCACCTGGGGGCGGTGCTGGCGCTGTTCCTCGCCCTGCCCTACACCAAGATGGTCCACGGTCTCTACAGGACGCTCGCCCTGATCCGCGACGAGGGCGAGAAACGGCGGGCAAAGCCATGA
- a CDS encoding 2-hydroxycyclohexanecarboxyl-CoA dehydrogenase, with the protein MRGLKDNTIIVTGGASGIGRAISARLAEEGAHVAIFDLNGDGAEAVAKEIGNGAKGFALDIADHDAVVTAVDRVEREMAPVDGLVNNAGWDKMVPFLKSDPALWKKIVDINLFGPVNVTHAALSKMAERGRGRIVSLASDAGRVGSTGEGVYSYCKGGVIAFMKTLAREHARQGITCNTVCPGPTETPLFTGFDPEGKIKTALERSIPLRRLGQPEDYPGMVCFLLSDDAAFITGQVISVSGGLTMNG; encoded by the coding sequence GTGCGCGGACTGAAGGACAACACCATCATCGTCACCGGGGGCGCCAGCGGCATCGGCCGCGCCATCAGCGCCCGTCTGGCCGAGGAGGGCGCGCATGTCGCCATCTTCGACCTCAACGGCGATGGCGCCGAGGCGGTGGCGAAGGAAATCGGCAACGGCGCGAAGGGCTTTGCTCTCGACATCGCCGACCACGATGCGGTCGTTACCGCCGTCGACCGGGTCGAGCGGGAGATGGCGCCGGTCGACGGGCTGGTGAACAACGCCGGCTGGGACAAGATGGTGCCCTTCCTGAAATCCGACCCGGCGCTGTGGAAGAAGATCGTCGACATCAACCTGTTCGGCCCCGTCAACGTCACCCACGCGGCGCTGTCGAAGATGGCGGAACGCGGCCGGGGCCGCATCGTCTCGCTGGCCTCCGACGCCGGCCGGGTCGGCTCGACGGGCGAGGGCGTCTACTCCTATTGCAAGGGCGGGGTCATCGCCTTCATGAAGACGCTGGCCCGCGAGCACGCGCGCCAGGGCATCACCTGCAACACCGTCTGCCCCGGCCCGACCGAGACGCCGCTGTTCACCGGCTTCGACCCGGAGGGCAAGATCAAGACGGCGCTGGAGCGTTCGATCCCGCTGCGCCGCCTGGGTCAGCCGGAGGACTATCCGGGCATGGTCTGCTTCCTGCTGTCGGACGACGCCGCCTTCATCACCGGCCAGGTGATCAGCGTCTCCGGCGGCCTGACGATGAACGGATAA
- a CDS encoding GTP cyclohydrolase yields MTGKDDREGASERPASARIRQRLKDAGVRFHANDSIAGFIEPGEIEALEAEVADRMQGVLESLVIDTENDHNTRDTARRVAKMYVNEIFRGRYQPPPPVTEFPNATNLNELMIVGPVTVRSACSHHLCPIMGRLWIGIMPNSESSLIGLSKYARLAEWVLTRPQIQEEAVMQIADLLMERVEPDGLAVVVEAEHFCMHWRGVKDTASQMTNSVMRGSFLENAALRREFLSLISLKG; encoded by the coding sequence ATGACAGGCAAGGATGATCGGGAGGGCGCCTCGGAGCGGCCCGCTTCGGCGCGGATCCGCCAGCGCCTGAAGGACGCCGGCGTACGGTTCCACGCCAATGACAGTATCGCCGGCTTCATCGAACCCGGCGAGATCGAGGCCCTGGAGGCGGAGGTCGCCGACCGCATGCAGGGGGTCCTGGAGAGCCTGGTGATCGATACCGAGAACGATCACAACACCCGCGATACGGCCCGGCGGGTGGCGAAGATGTACGTCAACGAGATCTTCCGCGGCCGCTACCAGCCCCCGCCGCCGGTCACCGAATTCCCCAACGCGACCAATCTCAACGAACTGATGATCGTCGGTCCGGTGACGGTGCGCAGCGCCTGCAGCCACCATCTGTGCCCGATCATGGGACGGCTCTGGATCGGCATCATGCCGAACAGCGAGTCCAGTCTCATCGGGCTGTCGAAATACGCCCGTCTGGCCGAGTGGGTCCTGACCCGGCCGCAGATCCAGGAGGAGGCGGTGATGCAGATCGCCGACCTGCTGATGGAGCGGGTCGAACCCGACGGGCTCGCCGTGGTCGTCGAGGCGGAACATTTCTGCATGCACTGGCGCGGGGTGAAGGACACCGCCTCGCAGATGACCAACAGCGTGATGCGCGGCAGCTTTCTGGAAAATGCAGCCCTCCGGCGCGAGTTCCTGTCGCTGATCAGCCTGAAGGGCTGA
- a CDS encoding methylthioadenosine phosphorylase, whose translation MSQDEAIVGVIGGSGLYGMDGLTDTEWRRIESPFGQPSDELLFGRLGETQMVFLPRHGRGHRLGPSGINYRANIDALKRAGCTDIISVSACGSFREELPPGCFVIVDQFIDRTFAREKSFFGNGMVAHVSMADPVCSRLGDALEAAAKESGIFHVRGGTYLTMEGPQFSTRAESFLYRDWGCSVIGMTNMPEAKLAREAEICYATVAMVTDFDCWHEDHAHVDVEAVLKVLHDNAEKAQKLVAATAPRLAGRRAACAAGCDRALEVALITAPESRDPDVIANLDAVAGRVLR comes from the coding sequence TTGAGCCAGGACGAGGCGATCGTGGGGGTGATCGGGGGCAGCGGCCTCTACGGGATGGACGGGCTCACCGACACCGAGTGGCGGCGGATCGAAAGCCCCTTCGGACAGCCGTCGGACGAGTTGCTCTTCGGGCGGCTGGGCGAGACGCAGATGGTCTTCCTGCCGCGCCACGGACGCGGCCACCGCCTGGGCCCGAGCGGCATCAACTACCGCGCCAACATCGACGCGCTGAAGCGCGCCGGCTGCACCGACATCATCTCGGTATCGGCCTGCGGCTCCTTCCGCGAGGAACTGCCGCCGGGCTGCTTCGTCATCGTCGACCAGTTCATCGACCGCACCTTCGCCCGCGAGAAGAGCTTCTTCGGCAACGGCATGGTCGCCCACGTCTCCATGGCCGATCCCGTCTGCTCCCGCCTGGGCGACGCGCTGGAAGCCGCGGCGAAGGAAAGCGGCATCTTCCATGTCCGCGGCGGCACCTACCTGACCATGGAGGGACCGCAGTTCTCCACCAGGGCGGAAAGTTTCCTCTACCGCGACTGGGGCTGCTCGGTCATCGGCATGACCAACATGCCTGAAGCCAAGCTCGCCCGGGAAGCGGAGATCTGCTACGCGACCGTCGCCATGGTCACCGACTTCGACTGCTGGCACGAGGACCACGCCCATGTCGACGTCGAGGCGGTGCTGAAGGTGCTGCACGACAACGCCGAGAAGGCGCAGAAGCTCGTGGCCGCGACGGCGCCGAGGCTTGCCGGCCGCCGGGCAGCCTGCGCCGCCGGCTGCGACCGGGCGCTGGAAGTGGCCCTGATCACCGCGCCGGAATCGCGTGATCCCGATGTGATCGCCAACCTGGACGCGGTCGCCGGACGGGTGCTGCGTTGA